One segment of Triticum aestivum cultivar Chinese Spring chromosome 2A, IWGSC CS RefSeq v2.1, whole genome shotgun sequence DNA contains the following:
- the LOC123188869 gene encoding F-box/LRR-repeat protein At5g02910 — translation MLLPVGNHGGDGDCGTVQLAAEIEELSLGSTGGLGDRLSALPDDILHSILLRVPSTPAAARTCVLSRRWRGIWAQLPEIRFPFPSDPAAVGPALAAGPALRLLHVACRDDTGANAWLRTAASRLIAGGELYFYNRTPGEEKGQAEALSWQCRTFELPCFETAAKVWLRLGFVDLGLPPTGVFFRLTELRLEHVNLECGFQLGDMVSSPRCPALRELCIARARGVASLCIISQTLERLELDILHGLEELTVVAPMLRALNVHACFAWRKPVAAIYASRLEVLWWSDAFDPSFVLFSDVQNLQQLTTFDIHVYGRFDYALLQDYVMLLQHFPTVSCLDLKLNYQRDLSQYEYLMGIITKLPNIKILSLWLHTKGHAIGPSVFHLLSKCPGVRELKLTLLDNLEVDTPCTSVCACGQQQNWSTSYTLDVLDEVEIRNFRGLKHDFAFVDMLFGVSTAIKKMTITLHHLASPSEELCSLGNLGTCFEINYNTSKVSNAPPDSLFPKTPDDCCE, via the exons ATGCTTCTTCCTGTGGGCAaccacggcggcgacggcgactgcgGCACCGTTCAGCTCGCCGCCGAGATCGAGGAGCTCTCCTTGGGTTCCACGGGCGGTCTAGGCGACCGTCTCAGCGCGCTCCCCGACGATATCCTCCATTCCATCCTCTTGCGCGTCCCTtccacccccgccgccgcccggacctGCGTCCTCTCACGCCGCTGGCGCGGCATCTGGGCCCAGCTCCCGGAGATCCGATTCCCCTTCCCCTCCGACCCGGCCGCCGTCGGCCCCGCACTCGCCGCTGGCCCggccctccgcctcctccacgtTGCGTGCCGCGACGACACCGGCGCGAACGCTTGGCTCCGCACCGCCGCGAGCCGCCTCATCGCAGGCGGAGAGCTTTACTTCTACAACAGGACGCCGGGGGAGGAGAAGGGGCAGGCGGAGGCGCTGTCCTGGCAGTGCCGCACCTTCGAGCTGCCCTGCTTCGAGACGGCTGCCAAGGTATGGCTCCGCCTAGGGTTCGTCGACCTGGGGCTCCCACCGACCGGCGTGTTCTTCAGGCTCACTGAGCTGCGCTTGGAACACGTGAATTTGGAGTGTGGTTTCCAGCTCGGCGACATGGTCTCGTCGCCACGGTGCCCGGCGCTGCGGGAGCTCTGCATTGCAAGGGCCCGGGGAGTGGCCAGCCTCTGCATCATCTCGCAGACACTTGAGCGTCTTGAATTGGATATTCTGCATGGACTTGAGGAGCTCACTGTTGTTGCGCCAATGCTCAGAGCGTTGAATGTGCACGCTTGCTTTGCTTGGAGGAAGCCAGTCGCTGCCATTTATGCATCGAGGCTGGAGGTTCTCTGGTGGAGTGATGCATTTGATCCGAGCTTCGTACTGTTCAGTGACGTGCAGAATCTCCAGCAGCTGACCACCTTCGACATTCATGTTTATGGGCGCTTTGATTACGCACTCCTTCAGGATTATGTGATGCTCTTACAGCACTTTCCAACTGTCTCCTGCCTTGACCTCAAACTGAACTATCAACGT GATTTAAGTCAGTATGAATACTTGATGGGTATCATAACCAAGCTTCCCAACATTAAGATTTTGTCTCTGTGGTTACACACAAAAGGACATGCAATTGGGCCTTCTGTGTTCCATCTGCTGAGCAAATGTCCTGGTGTTAGAGAGCTGAAGCTGACATTACTTGATAACTTAGAG GTGGATACACCATGCACATCGGTTTGTGCTTGTGGTCAGCAACAGAACTGGAGTACATCTTACACCTTGGATGTCCTTGACGAAGTGGAAATCCGTAACTTCAGAGGATTGAAACATGATTTTGCCTTTGTGGATATGCTGTTTGGTGTGTCCACGGCAATAAAGAAGATGACGATAACACTCCATCATCTGGCCAGTCCAAGTGAGGAGCTCTGCAGCTTGGGCAACCTGGGGACCTGTTTCGAAATAAATTATAATACGAGCAAGGTGTCGAATGCACCGCCGGACAGCCTGTTCCCAAAGACTCCGGATGACTGTTGTGAATAG